CGGCTGGCATTGGAGCTTTGTTGCTTGATGGCCTTGCCGATACGATTCGTGTTTCGCTTACCGAAGATCCGGTGGCAGAAGTTCCGGTGGCGCAGGACCTGATTGAAGCCTGCGAACTCAAGGCGGACGCTCCGAAGTTTGAAGTGCCGGTGCTTAAGAAGGACCCGTATCATTATGAACGTCGCGAATCTTCTGTGGTGAAGATTGCAGGCGTGGAAATTGGCGGTAGCCTTCCGGTGAAGGTGGGCGTGAAGTCTGATGCCGCAAGCCTCACGGGTGAACGCCGCGGTCCTGAATTTGCTTTGGCTGGCCTTGATGCTTCTGCTGGTGCAAACATTGTGACGTTCAAGGATGCTATGGATGTGGCTGGTTTTGCTGCAAATCCGACAAGCGTTCCGGCGGGTTCGATTTTCTGCTACACGGGTAGCGACATGGTTTATGGCGTGCGTGCTCTTGCTTCTGCTTTGGCTGCCGCTGGCCGCAAAGACCCGATTCTGCTTTATGCAAAGATTGGTAGCTCGGACAAGGACATGCTCCGTGTTTCTGCCGACTTTGGAAGCCTCTTGACGGATGGTCTTGGCGATGCCGTTGTGATTGACGGCTACAAGGGCGCTAAGGAATCTGTTGCGCTCGCATTTGATATTTTGCAGGCTGCCGCATGCCGCCGTAGCAAGACAAACTTTATCAGCTGTCCGGGCTGCGGTCGCACGCTGTATGACATTCGCACGGTGCTCGGCAAAATTAAGGAACGCTTTGGTCACTTGCAGGATATTTCCATCGCAGTGATGGGCTGCATTGTGAATGGTCCGGGCGAAATGGCGGACGCCGACTTTGGCTACGTCGGTGGTGGTCCTGGCCGCATTACGCTTTTTGAAGGCAAGACCGCAGTGAAGAAGAACATCCCTGAGGAAAACGCGATTGAAGAACTCGTGAATTTGCTCAAGGAAAAAGGTCGCTGGGTGGAACCTTGATTTAGTAGACGGTAGACAGTAGGAAGTAGACAGAATAAATTTGGCGGCGAAGCCGCGATT
The sequence above is a segment of the Fibrobacter sp. UBA4297 genome. Coding sequences within it:
- the ispG gene encoding (E)-4-hydroxy-3-methylbut-2-enyl-diphosphate synthase, which encodes MLDFTTLPYVGDRFKAVRRETVQVRVGEALIGGNAPILVQSMTTTKPKDVDETVRQTLALAKAGCGLVRITTPTFADAAGLEEVMKRVRAAGCTVPVSADIHFQPKAAFEALKWVEKVRINPGNFVDTGILTLDQQTDKLFDEGKEKVAEAFTPFVQEAKRLGRAIRIGVNHGSLSARMIYRYGDTVEGMVESALEYLAVCEAEHFDQVVLSLKSSNPRVAIAAYRLLAARLKQENFKPYPFHVGVTEAGAGADGRLKSAAGIGALLLDGLADTIRVSLTEDPVAEVPVAQDLIEACELKADAPKFEVPVLKKDPYHYERRESSVVKIAGVEIGGSLPVKVGVKSDAASLTGERRGPEFALAGLDASAGANIVTFKDAMDVAGFAANPTSVPAGSIFCYTGSDMVYGVRALASALAAAGRKDPILLYAKIGSSDKDMLRVSADFGSLLTDGLGDAVVIDGYKGAKESVALAFDILQAAACRRSKTNFISCPGCGRTLYDIRTVLGKIKERFGHLQDISIAVMGCIVNGPGEMADADFGYVGGGPGRITLFEGKTAVKKNIPEENAIEELVNLLKEKGRWVEP